From the genome of Vicia villosa cultivar HV-30 ecotype Madison, WI linkage group LG2, Vvil1.0, whole genome shotgun sequence, one region includes:
- the LOC131649513 gene encoding uncharacterized protein LOC131649513 has protein sequence MAGRNDAAIAAALEAMAQALEHQPNAGENAGSRSLATFQRENPPVFKGKHDPDGALEWLKEIERIFRVMDCTQAQKVRYGTHMLAVEADDWWLATRQRLEATGEEITWDVFRREFLRKYYPESVRGKKEIEFHELKQGNMSVTDYAAKFTELAKFYPYYDGEGAEFSKCVKFENGLRSEIKKAIGYQQIRVFPNLVDSCRIFEEDNAAHYKIVSDRRGRQNQQRGKPYDTPAGKGKRRAAPGQRTSGGGAPAPIVCFKCGKAGHKSTYCTDDVKKCFRCGKTGHMMSECRHKEVVCFNCGEEGHIGSQCQKPKKAQAGGKVFALAGTQISTEDRLIRGTCFINSMPLITIIDTGATHCFIAAECVERLGLVLSSMNGEMVVEVLAKGSVTTSLVCLKCPLSIFDRDFAVDLVCLPLAGLDVILGMN, from the coding sequence ATGGCTGGGAGAAACGATGCTGCGATTGCTGCTGCTTTGGAGGCTATGGCTCAAGCTCTGGAACATCAACCTAATGCTGGTGAGAATGCTGGGTCTCGCAGTTTGGctactttccagagggagaaccCGCCGGTCTTCAAAGGCAAGCATGACCCTGATGGAGCCTTAGAGtggttgaaagagatcgagaggatctttcGTGTAATGGATTGTACTCAGGCACAGAAAGTTCGCTATGGGACACATATGCTAGCAGtcgaagctgacgactggtggctaGCAACACGTCAGAGACTAGAAGCCACAGGTGAAGAGATCACTTGGGATGTGTTCAGAAGGGAGTTTCTGAGAAAGTATTATCCGGAGAGCGTCCGTGGTAAGAAGGAAATTGAGTTCCATGAACTGAAACAAGGGAACATGTCAGTGACTGACTATGCTGCTAAGTTCACTGAATTGGCCAAATTTTATCCGTACTATGATGGAGAGGGCGCAGAGTTTTCAAAATGTGTTAAGTTTGAAAATGGGCTACGCTCTGAGATCAAGAAGGCTATAGGGTATCAACAAATCCGCGTTTTTCCTAACTTGGTAGACAGCTgcagaatctttgaggaagataaTGCTGCTCACTATAAGATTGTCAGTGATAGAAGAGGCAGGCAGAATCAGCAACGTGGCAAGCCTTATGACACTCCAGCTGGCAAGGGCAAACGAAGAGCTGCTCCGGGCCAGAGAACAAGTGGGGGAGGTGCTCCTGCTCCGATTGTGTGTTTTAAGTGTGGGAAGGCTGGTCATAAGAGTACTTACTGCACTGATGACGTTAAGAAGTGTTTCCGTTGTGGCAAGACTGGTCATATGATGTCTGAATGTAGACATAAAGAAGTGGTTTGTTTTAATTGCGGTGAAGAAGGACACATTGGAAGTCAATGTCAGAAACCCAAGAAGgcacaagctggtggtaaggtgttcgcatTGGCTGGTACTCAGATAAGCACTGAGGACAGACTCATTAGAGGTACTTGCTTCATCAATAGTATGCCTTTAATTACTATCATcgatactggtgctactcattgttttattgctgctGAATGTGTTGAAAGGTTGGGTCTTGTACTATCTTCGATGAATGGCGAGATGGTAGTTGAGGTTCTAGCTAAAGGATCTGTGACTACATCTCTTGTTTGCTTGAAATGTCCGTTGTCTATCTTCGACAGGGACTTTGCTGTTGATTTAGTATGTTTACCGTTAGCCGGGCTAGACGTAATTTTGGGAATGAACTAG